Proteins encoded by one window of Amaranthus tricolor cultivar Red isolate AtriRed21 chromosome 4, ASM2621246v1, whole genome shotgun sequence:
- the LOC130810214 gene encoding uncharacterized protein LOC130810214 has protein sequence MKHPKDHSSFIIFPSKKIIFSLIFCLFLSLFLTIYSLKSLYSPLSLPIHVSIPEPEPEPEPAPASDTTKLNHIVFGIGAAANKWGRRKEFIKLWWQPNITRGYVFLDRPVTLSKTEKLNEYPTLKISEDINKFNYPTKLRDGIRITRIISELVRMGLEDIRWYVMGDDDTIFFPDNLVRVLQKYDHNKMYYIGSNSETHMQNLNFAHDMAFGGGGFAISYTLAFAIEKIQDRCLQRYTGLYGSDDRIQACVSELGVSLTKEPGFHQFDVYGNLFGILTAHPIAPLVSLHHLEKVDPIFPYMGRLQALQRLKIPSKLDSYSLMQQSICYDTTRNWTISVSWGYAVQIIRGTITPREMQRPSRTFFNWYKRDEPSSFSFNTKPLSKHPCEKPYIYYLTNGVFNDMVNESVTDYLVHQMPHPWCWWDMVDNPQKIHRVQVYKKPNPNKWDEAPRRDCCRVLQTDKQDTVVVNVGECREGEAIEPL, from the exons ATGAAACATCCAAAAGATCACTCTTCCTTCATTATATTCCcttcaaaaaaaatcattttttctctcattttttgTCTTTTCCTTTCACTTTTTCTCACAATCTACTCTCTTAAATCCCTCTACTCCCCTCTTTCTCTCCCTATCCACGTCTCGATACCCGAACCTGAACCTGAACCTGAACCCGCACCTGCATCCGACACAACCAAACTCAACCACATTGTATTTGGTATTGGGGCCGCAGCAAATAAATGGGGCCGCCGCAAAGAATTCATTAAACTATGGTGGCAACCCAACATTACTCGTGGGTACGTCTTCCTAGACCGACCCGTTACCCTATCAAAAACCGAAAAACTTAATGAATACCCGACCCTAAAAATATCCGAAGAtatcaataaatttaattacCCGACCAAGTTGAGAGATGGTATCCGGATAACCCGAATCATATCCGAATTGGTTCGGATGGGTCTTGAAGACATTAGATGGTACGTTATGGGAGATGACGATACTATATTTTTCCCGGATAATTTGGTTCGGGTCTTACAAAAATATGATCATAATAAAATGTATTATATTGGGAGTAATTCAGAAACACATATGCAAAATCTTAATTTTGCACATGATATGGCTTTTGGTGGGGGTGGATTTGCTATAAGTTATACTTTAGCTTTTGCTATTGAAAAAATTCAGGATCGGTGTCTCCAAAGGTATACGGGTCTATATGGGTCCGATGATCGGATCCAGGCTTGTGTCTCCGAGCTCGGTGTCTCGCTAACGAAAGAACCCGGGTTTCATCAG TTTGATGTATATGGCAACTTATTTGGTATCCTAACAGCACATCCAATAGCACCATTAGTGAGTTTGCACCATTTAGAGAAAGTTGATCCAATCTTCCCTTACATGGGTCGTCTTCAAGCCCTACAACGCCTAAAAATTCCATCAAAACTCGACTCATATTCTTTAATGCAACAATCAATTTGTTACGACACAACCCGAAATTGGACGATCTCAGTCTCATGGGGATACGCAGTTCAAATAATACGAGGTACTATAACACCAAGAGAAATGCAAAGACCTTCTAGAACATTCTTTAATTGGTACAAAAGAGATGAACCTTCTAGTTTTTCTTTTAATACAAAGCCACTTAGTAAACACCCTTGTGAAAAACCCTACATTTATTATCTTACTAATGGTGTGTTTAATGATATGGTTAACGAAAGTGTGACCGATTATTTGGTGCATCAAATGCCTCATCCTTGGTGTTGGTGGGACATGGTTGATAATCCTCAAAAGATTCATAGGGTTCAAGTTTATAAGAAGCCTAATCCAAATAAATGGGatgag GCTCCAAGAAGGGATTGTTGTAGGGTGTTGCAAACAGACAAGCAAGATACAGTGGTAGTTAATGTAGGGGAATGTAGAGAAGGGGAAGCCATTGAACCACTATAA
- the LOC130811350 gene encoding mechanosensitive ion channel protein 1, mitochondrial-like: MARIWSSKLKSIVGSFVSAPKSMRSGCYNGQQNSLRVDDHFHIRPIFDYVGHNYHTGSQCRILKFEPRATIQLCKPNYGTTLSPTLFGHQVSNSFASTPVSGYLSYSSFTGNKGGDKGIEATRIGNGDVDGGEGEGGIFGSSEWIDKVKDAWKTVVDAANVAGEKAKEASDVLTPHVQQVWDTHPYLKDVVVPVGGTLTAALLAWLVLPSVLKRLHKYSTQGSAALLAKSGSISAAEVPYEKSVWGAMEDPVRYMLTFMAFSQICFLVAPDAVASQFVTQAWKGALVLSFVWFVQRWKTNLFARILAAENLLLHDRERVLTVDRISSIGLFAIGVMAFAEACGLAVQSILTVGGVGGVATAFAARDILGNVLSGLSMQFSKPFSLGDTIKAGSIEGQVVEMGLTTTSLLNAEKFPVIVPNSMFSSQVIVNKSRAGWRAFISNIPLQLDNLEKIPEISTDIKSMLESYPKVFMGREAPYCYLSRIDNSYAELTVGCNLKQLSKTERYSTEQDILLQCIQIIKQHGASLGSKQQDLISQ, encoded by the exons ATGGCTAGGATTTGGTCGTCAAAGTTGAAATCAATTGTTGGGTCTTTTGTTTCTGCCCCAAAATCAATGAGATCTGGGTGCTATAATGGTCAACAAAATTCTCTGAGGGTTGATGATCATTTTCACATTAGACCTATTTTTGATTATGTGGGTCATAATTATCACACTGGTTCTCAATGTAGAATTTTGAAATTTGAGCCTAGGGCAACTATACAGTTATGTAAACCCAATTATGGCACAACACTTTCACCTACATTGTTCGGTCACCAGGTTTCGAATAGCTTTGCTTCAACACCTGTGTCGGGTTACCTGTCGTATTCATCGTTCACCGGTAATAAAGGGGGTGATAAGGGGATTGAAGCTACTAGAATTGGAAATGGGGATGTGGATGGGGGTGAAGGTGAAGGTGGGATTTTTGGGAGCTCTGAGTGGATTGATAAAGTTAAGGATGCTTGGAAAACTGTTGTAGATGCAGCTAATGTTGCTGGGGAGAAGGCCAAGGAAGCCTCCGATGTGTTAACTCCACACGTGCAGCAAGTTTGGGATACTCATCCGTATCTTAAGGATGTAGTTGTACCTGTCGGTGGCACACTCACCGCTGCTTTGCTTGCGTGGTTGGTCTTGCCAAGTGTTTTGAAGAGGTTGCACAAGTATTCTACTCAAGGATCAGCTGCTTTGCTAGCTAAAAGTGGAAGCATCTCTGCAGCTGAAGTTCCTTATGAGAAGAGCGTCTGGGGTGCAATGGAGGATCCAGTGCGCTATATGCTGACTTTCATGGCGTTTTCTCAAAT ATGTTTTTTAGTAGCTCCGGATGCTGTTGCATCCCAGTTTGTTACACAGGCTTGGAAAGGGGCACTTGTCCTTTCATTTGTATGGTTTGTGCAAAGGTGGAAAACTAATTTGTTTGCTCGTATTTTGGCGGCTGAGAACCTACTTTTACATGATCGAGAAAGAGTGCTTACTGTGGATCGAATTTCGTCTATTGGCCTTTTCGCCATTGGAGTGATGGCTTTTGCAGAGGCATGTGGTTTGGCTGTCCAGTCTATCCTGACTGTTGGTGGTGTTGGGG GTGTGGCAACGGCTTTTGCTGCGAGGGACATCCTTGGCAATGTCCTTAGTGGCTTATCTATGCAGTTCTCAAAGCCATTTTCACTTGGAGACACCATCAAG GCTGGATCAATCGAAGGTCAAGTGGTGGAGATGGGTTTAACTACAACTTCATTGCTAAATGCTGAAAAGTTTCCTGTCATAGTTCCAAATTCTATGTTTTCCAGCCAG GTCATCGTGAACAAGTCGCGAGCTGGATGGCGTGCTTTCATCAGTAATATACCACTGCAACTCGATAATTTGGAAAAAATTCCAGAGATTTCAACAGACATAAAGTCAATGCTAGAGTCATATCCAAAAGTTTTCATGGGACGTGAAGCTCCTTACTGCTATCTCTCTCGAATAGATAATTCCTATGCTGAACTGACTGTTGGATGCAATCTCAAACAACTG